From one Vibrio neonatus genomic stretch:
- the moeB gene encoding molybdopterin-synthase adenylyltransferase MoeB, which produces MEILSDKEMLRYNRQIILRSFDFEGQEALKQASILVIGAGGLGCAATPYLVSAGVGALTIVDDDVVELSNLQRQILHTESDINAFKVDSAKASLAQLNSHCQLTSIAHRLDEQQLAEAVRSHSLVIDASDNLTTRNQLNRLCHQYKTPLVSGAAIRLEGQVISFTYQDDEPCYQCLSTLFGANELSCVEAGILAPVVGVIGSMQALEAVRILSNLGEHKLGKLMMFDALSMKWQEFTLPKQAQCEVCGDK; this is translated from the coding sequence ATGGAGATTTTGAGTGACAAAGAGATGCTTCGCTACAATCGGCAGATCATCCTACGTTCGTTCGATTTTGAAGGCCAAGAGGCGCTAAAACAAGCCTCAATACTGGTGATTGGCGCAGGTGGCCTTGGCTGTGCGGCAACGCCGTATTTGGTGTCAGCGGGCGTTGGCGCGCTGACTATTGTGGATGATGATGTGGTGGAACTGTCGAATCTACAGCGTCAGATTTTACACACTGAATCGGATATTAATGCTTTTAAAGTGGACTCCGCAAAAGCAAGTTTGGCTCAATTAAACTCTCATTGTCAGCTCACCTCCATTGCTCATCGTTTAGACGAGCAACAGCTTGCTGAGGCAGTACGCAGCCACTCATTAGTCATTGATGCCAGCGATAACCTCACCACCCGCAATCAGCTCAACCGCCTTTGTCACCAATATAAAACTCCACTCGTTTCAGGCGCGGCAATCCGCCTTGAGGGGCAAGTCATTAGCTTTACCTACCAAGATGACGAGCCATGCTATCAGTGCCTAAGCACCCTATTTGGTGCTAATGAGCTAAGCTGTGTTGAAGCTGGAATATTAGCGCCTGTGGTCGGCGTGATCGGTAGCATGCAGGCATTAGAAGCCGTGCGCATACTGTCGAATTTGGGTGAGCATAAACTGGGTAAATTAATGATGTTTGATGCGCTAAGCATGAAATGGCAAGAGTTTACTTTGCCTAAGCAGGCGCAATGTGAAGTTTGCGGAGATAAGTAG